One window from the genome of Chlamydiales bacterium STE3 encodes:
- a CDS encoding Ribosomal-protein-alanine acetyltransferase (Product derived from UniProtKB/Swiss-Prot:P0A950;Gene name derived from UniProtKB/Swiss-Prot:P0A950;EC number derived from UniProtKB/Swiss-Prot:P0A950) — protein MIEELHTSNLVLNSLCEADFAAILHFEKRNERHLKKWQTSSNFTQEKLEAWLKEYQEERSIRLLLRLKTNSDIIGFCNFTQIFRGPFQACYLGYKIDYVFEGKGLMHEALQAAIKAIFEEAHLHRIMANYMPSNKRSETLLRRLGFSKEGFAKNYLLINGRWEDHILTALTYEQWKIFKR, from the coding sequence ATGATAGAAGAACTGCACACTTCAAATCTTGTTTTAAATTCTTTATGTGAAGCTGATTTTGCAGCAATCCTCCATTTTGAGAAGCGTAATGAAAGACATTTAAAAAAATGGCAGACTTCCTCTAATTTTACACAAGAAAAACTAGAGGCCTGGCTAAAAGAATATCAAGAAGAAAGGTCGATTAGACTTCTTCTTCGGTTAAAAACCAACTCTGATATAATAGGTTTTTGCAATTTCACTCAAATCTTTCGCGGTCCCTTTCAGGCCTGTTATTTAGGCTATAAAATTGATTATGTCTTTGAAGGAAAGGGTTTAATGCACGAAGCCCTCCAAGCTGCGATTAAGGCGATTTTTGAAGAAGCTCATCTCCACCGCATCATGGCAAACTACATGCCCTCAAACAAACGCAGTGAGACGTTACTGAGAAGACTAGGATTCTCTAAAGAAGGTTTTGCCAAAAACTATCTTTTAATCAATGGTCGATGGGAAGATCATATCTTGACAGCTCTCACTTATGAGCAATGGAAAATTTTTAAAAGATAA